ACCATCAGGCATTACGTCCATGCTAGGAGAGTAGATAGATTCCTTCTTTCTTAGAACATAGGAAAACATCGCGAGCAGAGGTCGGGTGTATGCTCATGGTGTTTTGTACAACCACAACACATAATGAAGCTTTGACTACACCGTGTTCGTCTCCATGGTTGGCAACAACACTAATGTTGTAGTCATATGCTTATTTTCATGCAAATTTCCTAGATGTGCTAGTTCATTGTTATGCGTGTACTCACATTTCTAGTTTCAAGTATGTGATTAATATGTCTCGCACTATTGTGATGATGTTCATATGGATTAAATTGTTAACTCAAAATTTTGCTTACTATTTCAACATATAATAGATATATAGGTGATTAGTCCTACATATATGGAATATTGTTATTGTTTCAATCAGAAAATACCATGCCAAAGGTTGAGAGTAAACACACCTTTTTGAACAGACCAAGGGCCTCACCAGCTTCTAGACCTTTGACGTTGACCACGCATTCATCCTTATTATCTACACAATACCTGGCCACATTTGCTTCATTTGTAATGACAACAATAGTGCTTAGTGCAGAATGCCCAGATAACTCAGATAAGAAGGTGTCTTTTATCAAGTCCCATTCATCCTTGGACCGCAGGCCATCAAAAACTACTAAGTAGGAATACTGACTCATGATATTACGACACCCTTGAATTGGGTCCTGGCCTTCTATTATACTAATTGATGCCACTTCCTTGGCTTGAATATCATCAGAATGGAAATCTAGAAGCAGGCGCCGAGAAAATTCTGTCAAATTGAAGGGATGGGGCACATCAACCCAGCTATAGTAGCTAAAAATGTTTCCGACATATGAGAATCCTAAGATACCAAGGATGCGGTTGTAGTAAGTGTTTCTGACGAAATCTGATTTCCCAATACCAGCAATCCCCCACACTGCAGTCACCTTCTCTGATGGAAGTTCCCCATCACCGTCATGCCCAAAAAGTTGGAACTTGTTGGTCCAGTCATGTGCCTCTTCGATTCTGCGACCCTGCACGGCACACAGATAGTAATTAAATTAGAGAATTCATTTCTTTCCCTAGAAATTTGTAGATTGCAACAAGAGAGTATACATGGGGAATACAAAAGAAGAGAGCAAGTAAACATGGAGACATGAGATTGTAGGTTGAATTTTCCCTCGTATAAATTCAGCAAGAGAATAAAGAAAGGATCGCGAGTAAACATACCTTGGGCTCCAGATATTCACAATTGATGGCCCGATATTCTTCATCATCTACACAATGCTTGGCCACGTGTTCTTCATTTGTAATGACAACAATACAACCTTTAGTAGGCTGCGTTAAGAAGGTATCTTTGATCCAGTCCCAGTCTTCTGTAGACTGCAGACCATCAATGACAACAAGGCAATCCTTTTCATGGAGAGTCTTACAACAACCTTCAATTAACTCTTGGTCAACTGCTGCAACTTcgtttgcttgaagaccatgtgaATCATCATGGTCAACTTCGTTGCCTCGAGAACCATCTGAATCATTATCGGCTGagtcatcataatcatcatcaacatcatccAAATCCAAATGTAAGCGTCGAGGAAAGTTCATCCTATTCAGTCCATTGGAAACATTGACCCATCTATAATTTCCAAACTGGAAGCTAAAATACTGTTCCTCGTCGATATCCTTTATGCAGTGGTACAACTCTTTGACAAGTTCTAACTTGCTCCGCGTGCGACCATGCACAGAGATCACACCGACTCGCCTTATCAGCCGTTTAAGTTCACTCATATCACGGCGACGACTAGAGGAGACCTACaagtaagaaacaaaaataataaaTTAGGAAAACCTTAACGATTAGGAAAGAGATGTAAGTCAGCCGGTATGCTGGTTTTACCAAACCAATCTCCATGTTGAGATTAATTACATAAATCCTTGACCAGTGATGAGGGTACTAAATAAATGTGATAGGTCGGTATCACCTACTTTTCAGAAAAAGGTTAGCAGATTTGTGGATATATCATATCAGGGTATATCATTTTATGAACTAGGATGCATAATAAAGTTACATCACTTCAACAGTGCCGCGTCTTGACTCCTGATACCCAAAATAAGCTACAGATTTTTAGGTTTAACAGTCAAGTTACGTGCTTGATCCAAGAAGCACATCCGAATTAATTCAAGGCATGCAGAACTTTTGTAATCCACGATTAAGTTAATCAACAAAAATTGTGGAATAGCCTAACCCGCTGCAACTATGTGAAAGGCCGTATAATTAAAAAATATGAAAAATGAAGAGAGAAACAACTCTTACAAGTTGTATTAAAACTTGTACAAAGATAATACACAAATAATTATATTTCTGCTCAAAATTTTGAAAGTGCAAATATCATAATTTTGGAAATGTATATTTATTGAAACGGAAACATATTCAACACATTTCCAGAACCGATTTATGCCCTTCCCTATTAGCGCAATTGTTTAGATATTACTTGGATGCTGCTTGTAAATGTACCTTTCActaagcaataacaataaaaggATATTCCGATATTTGGATCTACAATCCACCCATGTATCTCAAGGGACAAGCAATATAATGCTATATCAAAATGCATGAATGTTCATAGAAAAATGGTTAAAGTATGAGGTACACGTCATGTCCTGCTTTTGAGAATTTGAGTATATTTATGTGCTAGCTTAATTGAAGTTCGTGGAAGTAGTTGATATAGTTCTAGGTTTATGGGCTTACCGTCTTGAAAAAGGCACAAATAGCTTGACCGTGAGAGAAGTGCCGGAGCTCCGATACTTGGTATGGATCCCCAGTGCACATAAGTGCAACACCTAAGTCCTGCGTAGACATGACAATCCGGCTGCCATTCTTACAGTCAGGCAGGTAGATTTTGATAGCATCCCACTCTGCCAGGGTGGATACTTCTTCGAGGAAGACGAGATACCTATTCTCTTTCATGAGTTGCTCGGCCTTGATTAGATCGTCTTCAGTAACCACTCTTGCTACTTTCATCCTTGTACCGAAATCCTCCATTCCAACAGTTGCTTGGTGGGAGCTTGTGCATAACTGAATCATGAAGCTCTTGAGGAACTCGTCCCGGTTAAAGGGATGCATCAGCTTTATCCAGACTCGGCTTTTGAATTCTTGGCAGATTTGTTTGTTGTAATACACCTCCCTGAAGATGAATGTGGCTCCAAGATCACCCCCTGTACTTCCCCATAACGAGATCACTTGAAGGTCGTTGCTTTCATGAGTGATCACATCTTGGAGGTTGTCGATGTTGCTTATCCTCCCAGCAACATCCCACACTTCCCGCAAGAGGGGGAAAACAGATGCTGATGGGTTGGCGGTGGCCGGGGCAGGCTGCTCCGCCACCGAGATGGCCTTGGTGTGGGAGCCAGAGTCGCTGATGAGGTTGTAGCGTGTGTTCCTCTGGCTAACATCCTCGACCCTTTCCTTGAGCAGCTTTATCTCGGCGGCGGCCTCGTCGAGGTGCCGGTGCCGCGGCGGTGCCATACATGATGGCACAATCCGCCACCACCATGTCGACTTGTTGTCCAGATGGACAACAAACTCGACGCAGTCCTCGACATCGAAGGCCAGGTCGCGAAGCTGCCTCACCCAGGTCCGCACCACCTGGTTCTCGGCGCGCTCCTTGTTGGCGACGTTGAGGAAGGACTGCATCATCTGGAACTCGGCGGTGATGAACACCAGGTCGTGCTGCACCTTCTCCTTGAGCCTCGCCTCCTCCTCTATCGCCGACTTGACCCTGCTCAAGGTCCCCTCCACCGCCGTCTTGGTCAGCCCAAGAGCGAACTCCGCCATTGCTTGTTTGTGCTCCCGGAAGCTCTCTCCAGAGTAGAGTAGGGTGTTTGTTGTGTGGTTCAAGGTAGCAACGCCGCACTGGAAATGGGTTTATGAGGAGGAAAGCATCtgcaagaaaaaaaaaacagagtaGGAATAAAGCATATATTCATTGCGTAAGTCGGATGGAGTGCTTTGTGCTTAGACAAAGGTTAGTGCTTTCTGCTTTGGTCGATGAAGATCAGAGGCAATGCTTTCGTCAGGAATCGACCTGTCTTTTCCATCTTTTGTGGCCACAAAGCTGCATTCACCATCAACGAATAATGCTGGCTAGCTGTTTCCGTAGGGTCCACAAACTAAAGAGAGGAATGGTGCTTTACATGGTTGCAGCTTTTGTATGTTTTCATTTTGCTGCATTTATGTTGATGGATTTTACATGCCTCACTTTTGAAAAGATTGATATATACTCTCTGTTTCAAAAATAAGTAAGTAAAACCACGACACTTATTTTGAAACACAGGAAGTGCTATTTTTCTGACATGGTTTAATTTTTGTTGGACTACCAAATTTATTTCTTATTGGATTAACAATTGGTTTTCTTGAGAAACACAATACTGATGCAGACGCTCACAAACATGTACATACACTCATCACTATGAACCAtgcacgcacaccctacccctgtGAGCGGCTTCGAAAAACTGAGTCGATGGGTCCAGAGATTGGCAAAGTCACCACACGCATTTCACTATCGattggaacgtctcctcccaccaAAAGAATATTCCGCCTTCATGAGACACCACACGTCAAACATGAAGTTTGATCACTGATTGTCTGGAAGTACCACTGCCTTCCTAAGTCCTAACCATCCAAACTACAAGCTGGTTCTCTGAACTAACAAGTTCAATGATATTGTCTTTATAATTACATTGTGTGGGCTGCCGTTCAATCAATTGTGGGTGcttttccccgcaaaaaaaaaagcaAAGATGTTTGCTTTTATATGTAGGCATCAGCCCACTGTTATCTGATACCTTTGCCTCCTTGTTACAATGGCCTACAATGCTCCATGCACCTGCTTTAGTTATGTTTCTTCTTATAGTTGTTTTGAACAGAAAAACACAATACGAAAGTATCCTATTGTAaatttttatttaaaaaatatttacaTGGTGGTATGTACAGTTAAAAACCAAAGATAAAACGATAAATAGAGGTGTATATAGGATTTTTTTTGTCCGAGAAAAGACACCCAAAAGGGCATTTTGTAACTAAAGTTAAGGAAAACAATGAAAGTAAGATGGAAATACAACAAGACACAAACTACTAGTAAGAAATAAAGTTATATAAAAAATCATACTTGCCATCTTATTCATTCGATTGCATGCCACATTTTTAAGCTTGGAAATTGCACAGAGACAATAATAAGGGAAAGGGGCACTTGCAAATGCCATCGCCAAAGAAGGCTTTGAAGACCACAATAATTCCAATGAAAAAAGGACCACAATAGCCACTCACCGCTAGAAACGAGATCTACTAACCACTGAAGTAATATCGGTTGGGATATCACACCGTGCAATGCAAGCTTGAATTCTTCAGCACCTTGCTGATGAGGTTATCTCCCTCGGATTAGGCTCATGGTGACCTAAATCCCAACAGAGTAGGCCCGAGCCAACATCCAACATGTGCTAGGACAACGTCAACACACAAGGGTTTCTTTCACTCGGGATGGGTCACCCGTGTGGAGAATTCTATCACTCGGCTCGGATAAAAAAAAGTATCCTCACTCAGATGGATCGCACTCTGACTCAAATCAGTCCAATGGCTTAATGGAGGCGTTTCCAAGTCTTAAAGCCTGGCGTCACTATTATCCTTTAGATCGTTCGTTACCTCTAATAATGGACGTGTAATAACTCTCCCTTTAACTCACCTGTAACATATAAGAAGTCCATAGGGTAGTGAACTCTATATAAGCACATCAGTGGCACCTGGTTACGAGTTCAGAACCCTTCATAACAGCAATACTACACTCAAGAACATCTCTCAGGAGAACACGATTAGGGCTTTTACACCGCAGAGGGGCATGAACCTGTATACACCTTGTGGCACTCTCCCGCGCCTCACCAGATCATGCCTTGTTTTCACCCCCTTTCTTACTGCCAGATTTCATGCCACGACAATtagcgcccaccatggggctgcACATCTTGCGATCCATGGCGCAGGTGGCTTCTTCATCAATTTCCAGTGGTGAGATGATCCCGGGGAGCTTCGTCCACTTCGGATCAATCAGCTTCATCGCCGACGACTCTGCGTGACATTTGAATGCCCCGTTAAACTGTGATGCGCTGCCTGCTTGCAGACATTATTCAGGAAATCAGTAACTGGTAGCTGCTCGGTCGGTTTGGGAGTAGCGATTAATCGGTGAATCGGCCTATTAACTGGATTAATCGGTCAACCATTAATCTGTAGATTAAATAACAACTTGCCAACATATATCTAGTTTCTTATGTACTATACCATACTCTCATGCTCTCAGCTCTGTAATATACCAAAATATGCTATTGTTTGGTCAAACACTAGCCATTGAGGAGCGAGAGGCGGATGGGAGGGGTTACGGGGCAAAATTTTGGGCTTTGTTTGCCCATAAATTAATAGATCAGCAACGATTAATCAGTCTAACAACCGATTAATCGATCTAAGTTGCCAATTAATCGGCCTGACAAGTTAGCACGATGAATATGTGTTATTCGATTCGGTCACCCTACGAGTAGCAATTAACTGACTCGTTAACTGATTAATCGGACGAATTCTTGAAGAGTGCTTGCAGAAGTGTGCACTTCGGCGCCAACGACTCTGGCATGTTGCTCCTCCAGGAGCCGGTTCCGTACTACGCTACTGGGCTGCTCGCCACATGTCGCTGCTGGAAGAAGCACTTCAGCAAGCCGCGTCCTCACTATTAATCTGCGCGTCGAGCGGCAACACCACAGGTAGCTATGATTCAGCCTTCAGAATCTTTCCATGTATTTGCATCATGTCCGAAGACGAGGAGAGCTGTGGGAGCCTCACTTCCGTAGCGGAGGTTTGCATGGCCGACCCACCAGCCCGTGATCCTGCCGATCCATCGGCTGCGAGGGATGGTGATGCATAGAACAACCAGAATGCCAATGATGGTGTTGGCACTGGCCACGGTGGCGGTGGAGCTCGTTGCGGCAATGGTGCCCGCGGTGATGTTGGCAGTCCTCACTCGGGAGCAGATACGCTCGAGAAGCAGAGCAGACTCTGACGATGTCAGCTGATACATCGACTGCAGAAGGTATACGGCTTAAAGTTGGCCGCTTGGCCGGCCTCGAGTCCATAAGTATACTATACAACATTGCACGGGTGAGTTGCAGATTCGGTTCCACCTCCACTGTACAACGGTGGTCGTTCTCGTCATGGCTTACCTCGACGTGTTGGACGGCATGGCCATAAGCCCTACGTACACCCAGTCCATGTGCTCGACACCGCCTTCTCGTTCAAATCCCCCACGCCTCACCTAGAACGGGTCCACATCGGCACGCCCTCCGCAGTCGACGATGGCTCGCCAATGGTACTCCCCAACCTTGAGCGCCTCGATATTGAAGAGTTGACTCAGTGCGGGTGCCTCGCCAGCTGCCATGCCGCGGCAGCCGACCTGGTGAATTTGTTGCGTGGCTGCCCGGTGCTCCCCCAGCTTCGGCTCAACTTCAGCTGGCACAACTATCTCCGTGAAATAGTTCAGAACCCCGTTATTCAAGCAGCCTTTGTGTCGGATTTCACACCGTGTAGATCCATTAACTCCGATGATAGTGAAGACTGTTGCAAGGGTTTAGACCTCCTTCCTGGGTTGAACTATCGATGTAGATTGGATTGCTTGCGGAGTTCATTGAGAAGAGTGGTTCTGGAATTCGACACTGAAGTACTCAGTTGCTTCCAGATCCAGCTTCACAAGTTTTTGGCGTGCTACACCCTGGTTGCCGACCCAGTCATGTTTCAATGGAGAAGTTGCATCATTACGTACTGTGATAATATGTGGGAAGAGGCAAGGGCAGAAAGGGCCATGTCTGCCAATGGTGGACAATCTGGAAAACAATTCTCAAGAATCTGTTGCAGGAAATGAACAAACGCTCCATATGTCGACTGGGATTAATTTCGTAGCTTAATTTGATGCACAAAAGCTTTTGTACTTCTGTTTCGATTGTATGTGGCCTGCAGTGCCGGAACCTATCCACTACTTATCATGCTGGGTCTTCAGTCTTTGTGCGATTATATTATGTTGGTACGTATTATATGCAGGGAATGGAATTGATTTGTCACGCTGAATTCTATTAGAATAGGAGTGCAGTTACGTCGGATGCATAGAGAGATCTCTATATGGCCTAACCAAAACGTGGCGCTGAGTACATATCTTCACTCCTATAATGGTCTCAATAGGTGGATCAAAAGAGAAAATCTCCGTATGTGTGATGACGACTTTCTGAAATCTGAATTCCACATTTTTAACACCTAATTGtacatctataatttttttaataTAATTTCAATTTCTTGAATATTTTGCCCTCGTTGATTCTGGCTAATTGAGCCCATATGTCAAGTACACGTGGATCACGAGTGGTTGCCAAGTTGGGAGTGTGGTACCGAACTCGCCGCACACGCCTAAGCTACACCTCATCGATCCGTAACCGAACCAGCGACCCGATTGAAATTAACGGTTGCGGTTTGGCGGGAGGTGAAGTGCGAGGTAGGAAACGACAACAATTGTACAccccatttattttattttattaattCGAGGTTATGTTTGGTATTTAGGTAAAAAGCAGACATGTATATGGGGTTTTCATTAGCGTAGTTGCATTAACCATGGGGTAGCAGCCATGACATATTGGCAAAAAAGTCACAGTTGTGTGGTAGCAAAGAGGGTGCGTTTTGTAACAGCCCAGGACCAACAATTTTCTTAGAAattgattgtgcatcatgtcCACTCTCATTAAGCATTGCATTACCATCATATTGCATTCAAATTTAATTTGAAATGAGAAATTAATCAACCCCCAAAATTTTTCTTAAAGGGCTAAAATCCTAAATTTTACCAATTATCCAAAATACCCTTCTAAACCCTAAATAATTTGGATAAAGTCTCATTGCCCTCCCCAAATTTTTAGTAATTAAAAGGATttatttgggggggggggggggggcaaaccAAGCTCTAAATACCAGATCATATTGTCCTACGAGCAATCACCCGGTCTACACAGCTCCGTCTCTCGAATTCAGATCTCAAATACAAGCTTAGGGTTCCAGCAAGAAAGGGGATCAAGGAGTAATAGAGCCGGGAGGTGGGAGGAGGATACACGCCAAGCGGCGACCGATTCAGTCAGTGCTCCAACGATGCCCTCCACACACCGCACGCTAGCGTTAAGTGCTTGTTCATTGCCTCCAGCCTGGGCCTTGGATGCGCTGGTTGGGCTTGGTGTCCTCTTGGGCCGTCCAGACTGAGCTGGGCCTTGGTCTTCGGTGATCACAACAGTTCTGTGACACCGCCTCTCCCGAATCGCGCTGCCACCATTGGccgagggagagagaggaaggaTTGGCATGGGTCCGTGAGATCGTGGCCTAGGGTTTGCCAGGCGGCCCAAATTCGTATGCAGGCCAAATCTTTCGGGTGGTAGGCCCATTTTTTGGTAGAGACAGGAAAGGCCGAAAACCGGTCGGTTTCGGAATTTGTCGGGTGGTAAAAAAATCCTTGGATGTGCTTGAGTAGGTGCTTGAGGGAGTTCACAATGCTGCTAGTGATGACGACGTGGAAGGCGTTCCTGCATTTGCTGTCCACCATCTCCGCCACGTCAGGCACtgcttcagcagctccaccatgGCCTTCGTCGGGCCGTAGTAGGCGGCTATGTGCAGCAGCGACCACAGGTCGCGGTTGCGCTTGTAGGCCAGGTCCACCTTCCAGTTCAGCAGCAGCTTAACCACACGGGCGGAATCGTCATTGTTCTCACTCGAGTCCGTCAGCCCAATCTGCTCCTGCGGCGTCGTCGTGTCAAGCAAATGAATTAGGGGACTGATAGGCGCCGGTGCGCCGGCCCAAGTTTGGGCCGGTCGCACCGCAGCCGCACGATTAGCGCGTCATCGACCGTTTGTTTTGCCAGCTGGCCCACGTCCTTCGTTGACTTCGTCTTCCAACACCGCGATCCCTCTCTGCGAGTAGTCGCCCGCCCCGCCGGCTGTAGACCTCGAAGTAGGTCGCGCCTCGCGCTACCCCTCCCCCCGCAGCGCAGTTAGGCGCCTTCCCCTCGTCGCCGGTCGTCGCCCGGCTCCAACGGCACGCCGTCGCTCCCTCCCCCCAGCAGCCCCTCCACGCCGTGCAGCGCGCGTTCGCCGTCGACAATCACCACCAACGCTCGCCCCTCGCTGGTTCTGCCCATCCCCTCACCCCCTCTTCCTCACCCCCCTCCAGGAAACAATGGCGAGGACGTCGTGGTTCGCATCCAAAACAACGGTTGTAGCAAAAAAATGCGCTGCTTCCAGCAAACTTGAAAACGCTAGTATCAAAAATTGGAAAATGGACGTTGTTGAAGCAAAAAAATCAAAGATGCCGATGGTAGCAAAAAATGAAGCTCGTTCCAGCAAATCAAAAGGCCTGTGGTAGCAAAAATGCAAACATTTGGTGTTGTACCAGCAAAACCAAAAAAACGATGGTAGCAAAAAATGTTgacggttccagcaaaaaaaaaTTATGGTGGTAGCAAAAAGAGTAAAATTGGGCATGATTCCAGCAAAACAAAAAAAACGATGGTAGCAAAAAATGTTGATGGTTCTAGCAAATACATATCACGGTGgtagcaaaaaactaaaaattgGACGATGGTTCCAGCAAAACCAAAAAAACGATGGTAGCAAAAAATGTTGATGGTTCCAACAAATACATATTACCGTGGTAGCAAAACTCTGAAAATTGAACGATGGTTCCATCAAATCAAAACGCCTGTAGTAGCACAATTAGGAGCTGGTTCGAACATCTGGTCGCCGTGGTTGTAGCACTTGTCTGGGCACGGTCATCCAGCCCGTTGCCTGCCCGTGGTCGTGGTCACCCACCCGTCGCAGCTCCCGGCGAGACCGGTTGCAGCTCCCGACCAGGCCGGTTGCAGCTGTTCCCGTCCACCAGGTGCAGATCCCCGGCATGCTTCCTCCTCCGCCAAGCGCCGACCCGTGGTCCATCACACTGGGGCGTCGGGGAGCAGGAAGGGGAGGGCCGACGAGCAGAGGTGAAGAGAGGAGCAGGGGATGCCTCGCCGGTGGGGTCCTCGCCGGAGAAACCGCGGCACTGGCGGAAGCCAAGCTCATGAAGAGAGGCGAGTGGGGGATGGATATGTGCGAGAGATGCTGAGGAGAGAGGCGAGCAGGGGATGAAAGGATAAGACACGGGTGGTTGAGATATAAAAGCACGGGTGTGTGCAGGCCCTGTGGCCGCGTGGCACGGACGTGGTGGCTCGCGACCGGCCGAGCGTTCGGCCGGTGCGCCGCAGCCAAACGTTTTCCAATGAATTAGCAAAGAGAGATCGTGTTCAACTAGGACACTTCAACATTAATTGCATCACATACCTTAAAGGAATAATGCAACTATATCTATCCAAAGTTAGTTCTGTTATGGATATGCAACTTGTATTATTAGGAGGCCAAAGCCAACATATATACACATACATGAGGATGCCAAAAGGCTACAAGAGGATGCCAATAGACTAGAATGCAAAAGGCCAAAAGACAATATTAATATAACTCTAACACcgcccctcaaactcatggtggatccacaacactgagtttggagaggtGAAATCCATGTTGCGCTCTAGTCCGAGCCTTCGTGAAGAAGTCCGCGAGCTGTA
The sequence above is a segment of the Aegilops tauschii subsp. strangulata cultivar AL8/78 chromosome 6, Aet v6.0, whole genome shotgun sequence genome. Coding sequences within it:
- the LOC109742882 gene encoding uncharacterized protein, whose amino-acid sequence is MAEFALGLTKTAVEGTLSRVKSAIEEEARLKEKVQHDLVFITAEFQMMQSFLNVANKERAENQVVRTWVRQLRDLAFDVEDCVEFVVHLDNKSTWWWRIVPSCMAPPRHRHLDEAAAEIKLLKERVEDVSQRNTRYNLISDSGSHTKAISVAEQPAPATANPSASVFPLLREVWDVAGRISNIDNLQDVITHESNDLQVISLWGSTGGDLGATFIFREVYYNKQICQEFKSRVWIKLMHPFNRDEFLKSFMIQLCTSSHQATVGMEDFGTRMKVARVVTEDDLIKAEQLMKENRYLVFLEEVSTLAEWDAIKIYLPDCKNGSRIVMSTQDLGVALMCTGDPYQVSELRHFSHGQAICAFFKTVSSSRRRDMSELKRLIRRVGVISVHGRTRSKLELVKELYHCIKDIDEEQYFSFQFGNYRWVNVSNGLNRMNFPRRLHLDLDDVDDDYDDSADNDSDGSRGNEVDHDDSHGLQANEVAAVDQELIEGCCKTLHEKDCLVVIDGLQSTEDWDWIKDTFLTQPTKGCIVVITNEEHVAKHCVDDEEYRAINCEYLEPKGRRIEEAHDWTNKFQLFGHDGDGELPSEKVTAVWGIAGIGKSDFVRNTYYNRILGILGFSYVGNIFSYYSWVDVPHPFNLTEFSRRLLLDFHSDDIQAKEVASISIIEGQDPIQGCRNIMSQYSYLVVFDGLRSKDEWDLIKDTFLSELSGHSALSTIVVITNEANVARYCVDNKDECVVNVKGLEAGEALGLFKKVLGPDKILTPREIKLSKHILAKCGGLPKVIVAIGKYCRRRNKVEDIKENFMDMLENDAEFDCLRGLFSWMHSYFEDCNDSLKPCIFYLPVFPTNHNIRWRRLMRRWIAEGYSRDTSSGTAEENGERLFFELVDLSIIQQPSSKSMCRVNGFFHEYIISRPMEDNLVFALEGHCSLNSQLVGKHLTIRKSWDRDINVFENIDFSSLRSLTVFGEWNPFFVSTNNNMRLLRVLDLEDTTNVTDNDLEQIGKLLPRLKFLSLRGHRAITRLPNSLGDLRQLQTLDARHTSIATLPQGITKLQKLQYIRAGTSKQPWNEGGRVISLTAPYYDSTLTPAQDGDGTPPSQHPAAAPPTQIEEGVGSSTSQAGAPDVVKTSIASRRMPHTMLSSWFSKLCYTAPRLNSLGVEVPAGIGKLTALHTLGVVNVSGVGGKAILMELKNLSRLRRLGLCGINRENLKELCSAISGHAHLESLSVQVDKEEEQGLFFCFDDTISKPPKNLKTLKLYGYAHILPGSWMKHLDNLKRLDLEMTIFRQEDLHVLDELPKSEALGHLCVKLIQDAELHFTTPKDVPYNDLHPRVLEIDCTSKVQVSFLPPARMMVYVEVLKVHCSSGSSLRFSGLEHLVCLKEVWLKGSYGDELKQDLQQQLSRLQKKPVLKLVQS